A segment of the Cinclus cinclus chromosome 3, bCinCin1.1, whole genome shotgun sequence genome:
CAAACATTGGTCAGCTATGAGCAGCTTAGTGCAGGACGGGCTCCTGCCAAggctgctgggatggcaggatgCCACGGGAGAGGAACAAATGTCCCCTTGGAGCCGGGAGACTCACCCCACACACGCATTCCGCCGATGAGCCTGTGCCATCCTGGTGTGCTGCTCTGTCCTTCCCGTCAAAGGAGGCTTGTCCTTGGCCGGACGTTCTCCGGAAAGGTCCACAAAGCAGAGTTCCTGGAAAGCTGAGTCTGCTCGCAGCAATTAAATAAAactgaggctgtgctggcagtcTCAGGCCACGAGCTACGACTCTTTTCTTCCTGCCAGTTTCAAAGAGTAAGATTAGCTTCTGTTGTCCTTGCATCCTTGAGTATATTACCTGCCATGTTTCTTGGGAATTTTCAAATTGTGCAGAAGACAGAAGAACAAGCTTTGTTTGGAAGCTTTgggagataaaaagaaaaacctcattttttttctctcttttttttttttttttaatctttttgcaGTGCCAGGGTCATCAAGGGTGGGAGCACTGGAGGTAATGGCAGGGGCAGATTGAAGCAGCACTCAAATATGAATGATGTGTCATTTTCCTACAGTGATGAAAGCAAGAAGAGCAGGATTGCACTCAGATGTGAACTTGGGGTCCATATGCTTGAAGACCTGATGAAGTGTTATCCTCTTATTTCTCTTCATGAGAGAAACCTATCCTTCAGACCACCTCAGGTAGGGGGGTTGTTGtcgttattattattactattattattattattattattattaagttgtagctgaaaaaaaagcaagaccAGAGATCGTGTtactttgaaataaatcaaTAGCTCAGTCCTAATCTGGAATCCTCTGGTTAGCTCTCATTGCTTCTTGTTAAAAGGACACAAAAAGGAGGAGTTAGGGACACGTAAAGGATCCTTATGAAAGTACAGACAGGTCTTAACCCATACAGCaataaagagacagaaaaacacCACAGAAATCTTGGGCAAGGGGAACATATTTAAGTGCAGCTAAAATACTCCAGATTGAGCTCTATCCTCAGAATTCAGGAGCTTGTTTTGGATTTAAAGTGCACCCCAAGAAGATGAGAGAACTAAAAGTTCAGGAAGTGGGATTCCCACCTTCGGCTACTGAAGTTTTAGGTTACTGTGGTTCAATCAGAAGGCATTCATCACCTTCAAAAAAAGATTACCAGGTCACTGACCAGGCTATTTCTTAGGCAATTCTGAAGCCTTTTGACAGGATGCTTATCTAAAGCTCACTGATTTAATCTGATTTAGCAGTTACAGTGCTGTGGttaacagaagagaaaatagaagCATAATCTATATTACATGCAAATCCCTGCCATTCAGTTTAAAATGGCCAGAAGTTTGCACTTTGCTCATAGAGAAAGCATCACCTAAATACAAACTGTGCTTCCTGAAATATCCAAAGcctaagaaacagaaaatttagGATTTTCCATAAGAAGCACTCTAATAACTTCTGGCGGCTTCCTGACTACTACCCACTTGAATTTTGAATGGAGCacaaacaatttaattttttttagtggCTTGAAGAAAGATGAATCCACAAATGGAAAGATGGCAAGAGAAAATCAACAGGTAATGGCTTATATGAAATTGAGTAATTACATCCTGCATTGTGCTCCAAATGCCATCCTCCAATCCCACTCCAGTACTTAATTCTGAACACTGTTTCACTGCCCCTGCCAGGATTGATATCTTTTCCTGGATCCCAGATGCTTTGGAAAAGAGGGTTAATTATCTTGCCATAGCTGCTGGCTTCCTGGCACATTCCTGCAGGACTCACTCCCTTGCATGAAGACCCAcccaagctgcagctgctccatgaacaccagagaaggaaaagttaaataaatCGTGCCAGAAATTAAGACCACACTTCAGCAGCTGCAACAGTGAGGAAGAAGAGCAGGGAACCCATCTGAATTCCTGTAtggctccagcccagggagctggCTGGGTAAGGCCAGGACAGGAAGGCTTGGCACAGGGCAGATAAAGCTTGCTGAATACAAGAAAAGGGACTGAGGTTACTTCCTTCAGAGAGCCATGGTCAAAGCACAACACAAGTAATCTGGCTGCATTAGGTTCCTCCACATCCTGTGAGAATTACAGTCCTTGGAGgaagaaatctatttttaacAGGGAAAGGCTGTTATGTAGTAGGAGACTaaacagaacacaaaatattttactcttttAACTTGATAATGCAGATGTCTAGGAATGGATTGACCTTTCTCAATTCAGATGCTTTAGCAGTAGAACTTGGGGGCCTCAGCATCTCAAAAACCCTGAACACCTATTTGGTTCAGGTTATTTTTAACTGACTAGTTCTAAGGAACCCAAATGGCACCCTAAAAACATCACATTATCACAGGAGTGAGCACATCTGATCTCCCCTCCCCATAAATGTCAATATTAATGGTGCAACTGAGAAGATACTTGAATTTCACAACAAACCAGTCATGCAGCACTCTTCTCTCTGACTGGTTAGACATAAAGTAGACATGAAACCCTGGAACggctaaaaaaaacccactggtAACTACAGATGTGGGAATGCAAGGTATTTTCAAGAAGAGGAACGTACAAAAGAATCCCAAATATGTTTAAACACATCTCTGAGATGAAAAAGTAATTGAGCAAAAAGTGTTCGTGTTCCCAGACCTCAGTTCATTATTTAGCAGAAGAACCTGAATGTCTCCTGCTAAGCCACCAGCACATTCAAAAAAGTTCAAGAGCTGTTCACAAGAAAacacacagcaggaaaaggagcaagTTGCATTTAATTACAACAAAAGGATTTCAACCAGTAACAAGCCAGCTTGCCCCAAACATTATCCCTTTCTAAAAGATAGACTTAGTGACACCACATCCAGTTGTATCATTCTTTTCACAAAGCAGGACGCCCAAACACATCCCCCAtggtttcttttaaatattctcTTTCATCGTCCTAGCAATATATTATCTTGCTGTGGTGGTACAGAAAGTCAAAAAACAACTCTTCACACTTCTTGcatataaggaaaaataaatataaacaaaaattagaGTGTCATGAGAAGAGCAACATATCTTCATCTCAATAAGTCTTTACTCCCAATGAAAGGTGATcaactgaaaaaacaaatataacatcaccaacaaacaaaacccaacaaaacaaacagtggGACAGACATGAAGATATGACACTGTGAACGACAGCTGCTCACAAGCAGGGAATGTGCATAGCAATGTTCAGTGCTTTGCTTGTACGATTTATGCAaaagagacagaggaaaaaacccctgcatTAAGAGACCTTGAAGGTTTAATTTTAATCTAACAACTATGGTAAAACCACTGCCAAATGAGAGACAAACTTCACTCCCTCTGGAGCAACTAATCCCCCACCTGCCCCACTGTTTGGGCTCTGTTCTAAAGAGCAAGATTAAAGGTGAACACAGACCTTGTGTGTGAAAGAAGACCAACCTCAATCCTTCCTGAGGACAAGCATCCAGTCTTGTAGGCCCAAGAGAAAACATTGCTTTCTTTTAACAGCATAACACCAACAAGGAATCTTTCCTGTTCTCATGAATAAGATGATTATTTTGTGGAGAAAGAAGCTTGCACAATTCTTCagtctcctttcttttctgccCCACATGGCACAGGCTACTCATTTTGCATATGGGCCTTCCAGCTGCTATCAAGTCAGTCCTCTATGATATACTCAGAACCATGCTCCATTGGATCTGGGAAGACACAGGAAAGATGCCTTTCACCTGAACATCTTAGGCACTGAATGCTGTGATCCACTGAGGACACCAAAACATTAaagtgcatttctttttctttcttttttttttttttaaatgaaacctGAATGTTTTAAGGGTCTCTCATCCCACACTgaaatttgaaaacagaaatgttcaACTACAAATGACTTCTGGAACTACATTAATACAACCAGCAATGGAAATTATGACAGAAGAAAGAGGCTTCCACATAACATTCAAGTTGataaaagagaaataacagACTGGGAGAGATCTTTTACAGTTATAACACtaagcagcacagagcatttCACTAGCAGCAAGATATGGCACGTGCACTTTTGTGCTGGAACTGTCTGGAAgcattttctggggaaaaaaagcactgagGCTGAAAGAGTCTCAAGCAGTGCCCCTAAAATGCAAGTCTCTTTGCCACCTCACAGACAGGAGGCTAGGATTATTCCAAACTCTGTGCTGAAAGAGCTGCCAAAGAGCAGCTGGTTTTCAGCTCCCAGTTCAGACATATTAAAAGCCTGCTGTGAATACCTAAACCACTCAACACCTGAAACATGAACAAAATGGAGGTGGACAGGGCAAAAATGAATCATTGTTGATGAGAAAAACCTGAAGCACAACTGACACATTTCCCCTTGTACGATAAGGAATATTTGCCTTGAAATtaagaatggggaaaaatccaGTCTATACTGAAAGATGTGCAATGCCCACAGCCTGTAAACATCCTACAACATGAACTCTCAAGGACAAGCACTCTGCACAAATCATCTTGCATAAAGGATGTAGATAAAATCCATAGAGACAGAATAAAGAACTTGTAGGATAAAGCATAAAAGAGCTGATAAACTAACTTCTCTGCAATGACTAAGAACAAAATTGAAAGAAGCCCTCAACAATCCACTTCAAATTCAGAAAGGGGAACACACAGAGAGCCTAGGACAACAGCTCCCAGACTCCAATGCTTGGATTCCCATTTCTGGGGGCTTAGCCCAAAAAAAGACACAACTCCAGTTCAAGAAGACAGATTTCAAAGTACTGGGATAGAACAAATAATCTTCTCCAAAGTGAAAGATTTCTCACCTCAGTAATTTCACATCACATATTAAGTTGTTTTACCTGAATCCCACTGAAATTACCTCATTTTAAACTACACACAAGCCAAGACTATTCATCCAATGAATTCCTTCAGGGTCATAATAGATGTTTAAGATAAAtcagacaaaagaaaacattgaaTTAACTGTTCAGGTATGAAAGGATATGGTGGGggctttctttttgttttaacaaTTTTTATCACCTTGGTTTCCATTGCAATCCATGTTGTCAACCCCCCACAACTTTTAACATTTAGTATGTCATAaccactgctttaaaaaaaaaaaagtgtcaaaaGGATATGCTAAGCACCAAAGATTTAAGTTTAAATCACGGAAAATGAGGATGAACACATTGATACAGGcttgcaattttaatttttaaaaggcccCTATGGTGGGACTAGCTGTAGATGGCATCATGCTAATGCAAATGGaaaacaggtttaaaaaaaaacaaacaacaaaacaaaagtaagTATGAATTCATACCATACATGTGTACATACTTAATACTTTTCAATGTTAGCTCAGTTTGAACTATAAATGAAGGCTATACTACTAAAAGTTCAGTATGTGCAACATTAACCCAATCAAAGCACTTCATAAATAAAAGCTTCTTTTTAGTATTGCAACATACTTCACTACTTAACATACTGAAAAACAAGTTCTACATTTAAAATTCTGCTGTAATAGTTCTATCTGCCAATTAAGActacaaatggaaaaatacttgCTAATCTTCAACgttttgaaaatgcaaatatatttcattttttgaaaagaaacaatCTTGTTTATCCTACTGGTGCTTCTTTAGACATTTGAAGATACTACACTAACAAAATACAAACTTTGTAGTAAGCTTACGACATGTACTTCTcagaggcaaaaataaaaaaaaaaaaatctggtttgcaTTTATGAAGGAACACCCATTTATTATAAAACAAGATAAAAGATATTAGAATTAAGTTGAAACAAGGCAACAATAGAACAACCACTTTAGAGCTTTGTGAACGAAGTGTAGTTTTTAACTTGCAAATCCAGGTGAACGTAGCTTTTAACATGCTGTCCTCTTCTCTATAAATGGGATGAAGTAGAGAAGCAAAGCTTCAAGGTGTAAGGGTTGGAGCCATCTGTGAGGAGACAACACAGAAAACACCGTGGGCACAGCTCTCCTGCTGATCCACCTTCCATCACCTGGAAGTTCCCTGTATTTCACGCTCACACCTCCACTGGGGTGTGCCTTTTTCACACTGAAAGAGGAAACTTTGCTGCTGCTACCACCTCTCCACACTGAGATAAAACTGAATTTGTGAACCATTATCCATACTATCTTCAAAAAGTTTCTGCCCCTAAGGTCCATTATTAAGAAGGTGGACAAAAGGTGTGGGGGAAAAGATTTGAACTGTCAACACTTCACAGGGAGACAAACTCGTAACAGTTAGGAGAAGGtagcttaaaataattttaagacaCTGGCCTAGATTCAAAATTATGTCTGGGAAAATTCCATTTAATCCAGTAAACTGTCTTAATTGTTCAGTGCAGATCTGGCCTGTTGTGTACTTGTTTAGCAGGTGAACTCACCCCACTCTGTTCTTGCTAGTTTGGAGTTAAATTCACCTTGGCTTCACAGTTTCTGGTGGTTTCAAAGGGAACATGCTACAGAAGCAGTAAACTGAGAGCTGCGAGCTGGGTAACTTAAAGAATCCACTTTTCAAGACATTGTAGAGTTCTCTATATTAATTGTGAAAGACTCATAGAAGGGTTTGGTTGGAAGAGATCATCTCACTGAATCATCCAGCTCCAACctcctgccgtgggcagggatgccacagactaaaccaggttgctcagagccccctccagcctggtcttgaacacttccagggatggggcatccacagcttctctgggcaacctgtgccagtgcctcaccagcctcacagtCAAGAACATCTTCCTAACATCTCAAACCTAAATCTCTCAGTTTAAAACCCTTACTCCTTTTGTCCTGCCATTATTTGTCCCCATCAAAAGCcattctccctcttttttaCTGGCTCACTTTAAAGTACTGGAATGCTACCATAAGGTCATCCTGGGGCCTGCTCTTCTCCCATCtcaacaaccccagctctctcagcctttcctaataagagaggtgctccagccctctgatcatttCCATGGCTACCAGAACCCTGAAGTTCTcctccacagaagaaaaactacAGCAGTGAGATTAGGAAAAAGTTTACTTACTTGGGACTCTTATCTGGTAGTGATTAAGTACAGTGAGAGCTTCTACTGCATCTGTCTTACATTCCCATTCCAACAGACCAGACAGTGTTTTGGCAGAAGCTgtcaaaatgagaaataaaaatgggaagGAGGAGATCAGTAACATCTCCTGATAGTGCATACTCAGATCAAAACTGGAACCAAGTAGCTTCCCAAACTGGCAAAATTTTACTTACGTTTTGGGTCAAACACTTTGTATTTAATAAAGCTGAGAACTTCATGATCCTCACATAACtgtcacaaaaataaaattaagaggTGAAACTCTAGCAAAAGTGTACATAAACAAATTAGCAAAAATTTCAAGTTCCTGGAAGAGACACATAAAAAGGAAGATTTGGACTTTTTAAGAGAGTTTGTAAGAATTTAcggcaaataatttttaaaaatatgtttagaCTGGTAACTCTTTAGAATACTATTCTGTAGTATGTAAAACAAGGCTCCTGTTTCTGTGATATCACTACTGTCTCCAAAAAAGTATTTAAACAATACCAAGTTCTACTTTTTGACATTCCTGCTCCAATACAGTAGTTCTGAAGTTGTACATACAAGGACACCACTTGGGAACCACAGTACCCCTTCAGACAGAGTTGGAAAAACATCTTTTATTGAACTGAAAAAGAACTCACTGAACTGTCAGTAACCTTACTACTGCCTCCACTGAAAGAGGCCCAGTAATATATGTTTCAAGCATCTAGAGTTTGTTTAGGATACAGCTGTGCCAAAGGTCCCAGGTGCATGCTTGTCTCCATTCCATAACATCCTAGCAGTCATTACAGGGAGTCAGTAAATCCTTTGTGATTTGTAGCCCTAACTTTCATGTATTTGCCTTTGCGTCTTCCCCCTCTCCTCCAAAAACCCCCCCACATTAAGCTCCTCAACTTTATTATCaagattttctttctcacattaaaaaaaaaaaaaaaaaataaaactgagacAGCAACTTCAGAATTGTGAACATATCCAGAGGGGctacaaatgtattttaaggaACAGCTCTCTTCCAGTGGCTCTCCCAGTTACtaattttcaaaagcagcacCATGAAAAGCCAGGACAGAGCCCAGAGAGTGCTGGATGTCAGTGACTCACCTTTACAAATGTTTCCTCAGTCACACACAGGGGAACATTGTAATAATGCAGCACACAGGAGGGTGGTTGGATGATGTTCTTGGATGCTTGGCCAGCGCTGGTGAAGCGATTGTTCTTACTCATGGCAAAATCCTTGTAACTACTCGTGCCATCCTCCAGTTCAAATATCTGGCTTGGAACTACTGAGTGCTGCTTGGAAACACTGGAATTTAAGGATAACATTTCTTAAATAATTAAGGTTATCATACTTTGCAGATTATTCTTTTTCAGATTATTATCTAACTAGAAAAGAGCTGATGTTTCTttataataatgtgaaataaatacagtaaGAACAAGATGGATTGGATTTGACaccttccttaaaaaaatgcaggaagaaTGGATAAGACACATTAAGGAATACAGCTTACTAGTGGCCAATCCATGTAATGACAATATGCtttatgaatataaataaataaaattataaatagcAATAAATCTCAGAGTGGGTGGGATttaaagggaccttaaagatgcTCTCCTTCCAACCCCCCACCCCTGGGCAGGAACAGCTTCTACTAGAGCAGGCTGCTCAAAtccccatccagtctggccttgtacacttccagggatggagcatcctcagcttctctgggcaacctgtgtgagggcctcaccaccctcacaataaagaatttcttaataTCTAGCCTAAATTCACCCTCCTTCAGCTGAAAGCCAAAGTAAACAGTCACAATTGGATATCTTAACTCCCACAAAGATAACAGAGTGATGTGATACTGTCCTTTTGATACCTCATTCCATCTGCCCACTGGTGGGCCATAAATGTCATAAAACATATTTACCAGACATTGAGTCTCTTTCCAAATAACTTGACATTATTGAGATGTGTGACTGCTCTTTCCACAGCGTATTCATCACCCATTTCAACCAGTGCTGTGCCCGGAATAGTCTTCATAAATTTCACCTAAGACAgataaggtaaaaaaaaaaaaaaattacattgcaACAAAGAGCTTAAACAAGAGTTTTATCAAACACTGTGATATATTTTTAGACAATCTCAGAAAGGCTTTTTCCAAAGCATTTATTAAGAACTACAGTAGTTTCCAAGTTTCTAATAAATTATGCCTTACCTTCTCAATGTTTCCATACAAGCAGAACAGGTTGAATACCCTTGAACAGTTCATCTTGAGCTGATGCAACCCACTAACCATGACAACTGACCCAGAAGGATTTCCACCATGCATGTAAGAGGAGGATGCCTGTGGCAATGGATAAGCAACAAGTTCTGGAGTGTCCCGGGATCCCATTCGGTACCGGCTTGGCAAGGGCAACAAAGGACCATGGGAGCCTAAGGAGATGAGAGACCATGTTTTTATGttgtttgaaataattttcactacTTAATTATGCATCAAAGCCCATGTACATAATGCATATTTAAAGGAGGGATAGAAGGCTACAGCAATTGCTGAAAAAAAGATAACTCCAGTAATTACAAAAATCATTATCTTCCCTGCAGCGTGCAAAATATTTGAACATAAACGTATCAGAGGAAATTATTAAAAGCAACATTCAGAAATATTCCCATCTAGTTACAGAGCTATGTGACACCAAGAAAGACTATTACAAAgtcaggaaaacaaaccaaaaggaGACAGAGGTCAGGAGATGACACAGCTCTTTTTCCCAGAGATATGAAATTAAGTCAGAAGCCTGCCTTTCTACAAAAAGGTCATTTGCAAGAAACAGGAATACTTAAACCTCCACACTAATGCAAAATGAAGCAGTCCTATTTTCCACTAAAGAAAAAGTGACAAGTTTCACTGAAATAGacacatcttttcttttttttcttttagtgatGAGACACTACTAGTAAGCAATACTTCTGTTCATAGAAAATGTCAGTATTACAGACCAAGGGGAGGATCCCTGTTTTCCTGAGacaaaaataatgtgaaattcACATAAGCAAAGTATAAAaggaaccttttttttttttcacagcaaaaagCAGTAATGACAGGGAAACAATGGTACAGGAGGAGATGGACACATTACTTAAGGTAGAAGGATGTatcagaagaatgaaaaaagacCATCACTGAATCAAGGTGAGACTTGGAAATTCCGGAGATTTGAAGAACCTTTGGAAGGAGTAGGTAGGATATCAACCTACATTGTAAAAGATCATAAATACCTTTGCAAAGAAAGAGGCAAGATAGATCACATTGCACCTGACAGCTGAGGGAGTAAATGACTAGAAAAGTCACGTGTGAGTGGGGACATGTCTCTCCACCCTGAGGTCTTGCTCAGCACATCAAAGTGATAGCAGGTCTTGCCTTAGAGAGAGCACTGGTAACAAATGCAGTGCTTTACAGCACTGATTCCAAAACATCATTCCTCTACACTCACATAGCTCTACCTTTTCTGAATCAGCTAAATTAGAAGTGCCAATGCCAACAATTCATAGCTTTGCATGCAAAAACATCAGAGCTCTCTGTTGTACCAAACCACTGATCACACTATGTTGCCATTTTCTAGAAAACTGCTTTCCCCATCCAGATATCATTTGGCAACTGAAACTTTCTTCCAAGGAATAAACCTGTAGAGCTGAACACTTTGGGTGTCAAGGAAGAGGCGAGCCAATGACTGCACAATGGATTTCACTGAACCAGCAGTGTTTCAGAAGGCAGACTCACAGCACTGCACGTGAACTGCCCATGCTGAAGGGAACCACAGCCAAGCATTGATTAAATATTTAGAATTCCCCAGAGCATGTAGGAAATCATAACCAGCTGTCATCCCATGTTACTTACCATAGCCATCATGTCTAAAGGATGATGGGTGCTCTCCCAAAATAGCTTGTCTCTGCCGGCCCTTCCCTCTGTCTAAcgtgggaagggaaagaaaccagTTTAGTATGCACAACCAGGTACTTGATTTCTCCAGTTAAGACACAAAGCTTCTAGttaagaaaaagtaatttgagTCCTTGTTAATTTTATAAACGATTTCTCATTCACTCTATGTCTAAAAACACAAGCTGTAGCCCTGGGACACCAAAATTAAAAGACTGCCATCTGTATAACAAATTGCACTTAAGTTGATTGGGGGCAGTGGCCAATGAGGAGATGCAGACATTTAAAGTTTATGGAGATACCAAATAGTTCTCCTAACAGACACCACACATTAGTATAGAAAACACCATACAGAGCAGGATTTACCCATGTGTCTCTTAAAACAAATTTGAAATGCAGTACTTTTGAAAGACAGTACCTGAATCATAATATTAGCTTCAACAGCAACACATTTTCAAAGTGGGCTTCTTTCAAGAAGTTTCAGCATAAGCCAACAACAACCTGTATTACATGGTTTCATAATCAGTAAACAGAGAGCATTAcatatgtgtacatatatatttacAGAACACCTACTGATTTATGGGCCTGCTGAAAGGATTGTACATTGTGGCATTATCAGCAGCACATAACAGTTCAACTTAAGGAAAGTATCACTGAGTAATGCACTTAAACAACACTCAATCCTTTAAGAAAACCCAGTTCTCTAGGATATAAAGTTAAGCAAGGGGTCTACATTAATGGAGGGAAGCAATGTCTCACAGCCAAAGCTGTTTGTTCCAATCAAGATCCATGCTGCACgacaaaaaaatctaaacttCCAGATTTCTTTGTGGTAAGCAACAATTCTTTTCTtgcaattataaaaaaaaaaagctatattaaaaaaatggggCAAGGTATTTATAATTTTACAACAGTTCTCAGGAAATTTAAGTATGACTGCTGAAAATAGTAACTCCAGCCCAATGCACTTGGagctttttccccaaaaaatagGAACTATTTGATTACACAACAGTGGTAGATGAAAACACATGTGGCCCCTTCTGCTCAGGATTTTGAGGCCAGGTTCCAAGTCAAATATTTACTTTGGCAGTAAAATCTGAAGAGAGACCAGTCCTGAACACTTTCAAATATATAGAAGCAAGATTACTGCTGTCAAGTTTACTTTTCCACTCCCTTTTCAGGGTAACAGCTCCATTTCTTGGCACTAGAAAGCAAATGAGTCAGGTCAAGTATCTGAGCATTTAAACTGTATGCATGCAGTAATCATCTTTCAGAAAAATCAATGGTGTAGTTCAAATCTGTGGAACTAAACGCTTTGAAACTGCCCactgtaaaataaattctagCATCACCTTCTTCAAATAAAGAATTCTGTGAGAAACATTTgacaaatatttccttctcGTGGTGGTGCAAGTCTCTCCTTGCTCCGTGTTTGTTCCTTCTTTGAACAAAGCCCCTGGATTGTGCCAGTACAAAAACTTGTGTAAACAACCATTTGAAACACGAGAACTGACCtgtgttaaaaataattctgaaaaagaAAGGTTCTTTATAATCTTGTTTAAGCTTGGGTTCCttgatttttagttttgttttaacATCAGGTCCTTGAGTCACTTAGCAAGCTGGTATTGCCACCAAAAGAAATGCTCCAATCTAGTCTGAAATTTCTGGCTAAAGGCAAGTAGAATACTAAGGCAGGTGGGTTTATTTCACTCAATCTAATGCAATATGAGTTCACAGCAGCAGGCACTTGTCAGGAAGTTTATTTCAGTGGAGAAAGAATAGTAAAGAAATTTATCACCATAAAGAACTAAAAacagttctttttaaaaaaaagcattagCAAAATGCATATACTTCCTAACATCTGAAGGGTAGgtgtgaaattctgaaaggatttATTAGCATGTCTGTCCTTGGAATGAATTCCTTTGGGATAAGACTTTTGCTACAGTGAGAGCCCTACAGCTCAGGTCACACCATGTTCAAAACCCAACTAATGCTGTTGCCAGAGTAAGTTGAAGGACAAATACATAAACTCTTTCAAAGAAAACCCCAACTTCTGGATTACTTTATGGGCAAAACTGCTCTAGATGCCTGTTTTCTCAAATGCATTTCAGTGTTCAGTCAACAATTTATATTCCCATTGTCCACATAAAAGGATGTGGATCacaataaatgaaaaatcatgCTACATACAATATGCAAtgatgtgtatatatatatatgtttaaatAATGCAAGtctaattttcttccttttttgtgtAGTAGAGCACTTACATATAGAGAATAGGGacagaaatacaagaaaaacaaaagaacagagTTCTTGAAAAGAGCAAGCCACACCTATCCtaagtttttcattttccactgTTTGCTCAAGTTTGGGGAAGTTTTAGTTCAGACAGTCATACCCATCTGCAGACCAATTACATAATACATTTAAATGCAGTGTTACAAGTCAGCCTCCAAACACTGCAGTGATCAAAAGACACGCAGGTCAAATGAATCCGTTCAATTTTTCCAATTCAAaccttcagattttttttccttgttcttgAGTTTCTTCAGAA
Coding sequences within it:
- the HNRNPLL gene encoding heterogeneous nuclear ribonucleoprotein L-like, whose product is MSSPSSGERYEEEEEEEEEDGAYESQAKRLKPSSAAEEGEIEYSGAEESEGRRDKPPASRSSGGGFSGGDAGGSHHKVSVSPVVHVRGLCESVVEADLVEALEKFGTICYVMMMPFKRQALVEFENVESAKKCVTFAADEPVYIAGQQAFFNYSTSKRITRPGNTDDPSGGNKVLLLSIQNPLYPITVDVLYTVCNPVGKVQRIVIFKRNGIQAMVEFESVFCAQKAKAALNGADIYAGCCTLKIEYARPTRLNVIRNDNDSWDYTKPYLGRRDRGKGRQRQAILGEHPSSFRHDGYGSHGPLLPLPSRYRMGSRDTPELVAYPLPQASSSYMHGGNPSGSVVMVSGLHQLKMNCSRVFNLFCLYGNIEKVKFMKTIPGTALVEMGDEYAVERAVTHLNNVKLFGKRLNVCVSKQHSVVPSQIFELEDGTSSYKDFAMSKNNRFTSAGQASKNIIQPPSCVLHYYNVPLCVTEETFVKLCEDHEVLSFIKYKVFDPKPSAKTLSGLLEWECKTDAVEALTVLNHYQIRVPNGSNPYTLKLCFSTSSHL